A single region of the Paraburkholderia sprentiae WSM5005 genome encodes:
- a CDS encoding ammonium transporter, with translation MRKLMMSLLMAGSLLAGGVGTALADDASAPAAASAPDTTASAPAPDASAAAAAPAPAASAAAASDASAAAPAAPTAPFSVDSSKINSGDTAWMLTSTALVLFMTIPGLALFYGGMVRKKNVLATLMQSFAITCVVTIVWTVIGYSLAFTPGGPFIGGFSRVFMAGMNYIKGDKATTLTVSHLAPTIPETVYFVYQMTFAIITPALITGAFADRMKFSAMLVFMTLWSIIVYSPIAHMVWEPTGWLASAGILDFAGGTVVHINAGIAGLVCCLVLGKRIGYGKEAMAPHNLTLTLIGGAMLWVGWFGFNAGSAVAADGRAGFAMFATQVATAAAALAWMFAEWAAKGKPSVLGIVSGAVAGLVAVTPASGFVGTLGALVIGIVAGVVCFWSATWLKHKFGYDDSLDAFGVHCVGGIVGALLTGVFAVKDIGGADGSVILQAKGVLTTLAYSGVVSFVLLKIIDMVMGIRVTEEQEREGLDVSLHGEHVE, from the coding sequence ATGCGCAAACTCATGATGTCCCTGCTGATGGCCGGCTCGCTGCTTGCGGGCGGTGTCGGCACCGCCCTCGCGGACGATGCGTCCGCTCCCGCAGCCGCTTCCGCCCCCGATACGACGGCGAGCGCGCCGGCACCGGACGCCTCGGCTGCAGCCGCTGCCCCGGCGCCGGCCGCGAGCGCCGCGGCCGCCAGCGACGCATCGGCCGCCGCGCCGGCTGCGCCAACTGCGCCGTTCTCGGTCGATTCATCGAAGATCAACTCCGGCGACACCGCGTGGATGCTGACCTCGACCGCGCTCGTGCTGTTCATGACGATCCCGGGCCTCGCGCTGTTCTACGGCGGCATGGTCCGCAAGAAGAACGTGCTCGCGACGCTGATGCAGAGCTTCGCGATCACCTGCGTCGTGACGATCGTCTGGACCGTGATCGGCTACAGCCTCGCATTCACGCCGGGCGGCCCGTTCATCGGCGGCTTCTCGCGCGTGTTCATGGCGGGCATGAACTACATCAAGGGCGACAAGGCCACGACGCTGACCGTCAGCCACCTCGCGCCGACGATCCCCGAGACGGTCTACTTCGTCTATCAGATGACCTTCGCGATCATCACGCCGGCGCTGATCACCGGTGCGTTCGCGGACCGCATGAAGTTCTCGGCAATGCTGGTGTTCATGACGCTGTGGTCGATCATCGTCTACTCGCCGATCGCGCACATGGTGTGGGAACCGACCGGCTGGCTGGCTAGCGCGGGCATCCTCGACTTCGCGGGCGGCACGGTGGTGCACATCAACGCGGGTATCGCGGGTCTGGTCTGCTGTCTGGTGCTCGGCAAGCGCATCGGTTACGGGAAGGAAGCCATGGCGCCGCACAACCTGACGCTCACGCTGATCGGTGGCGCGATGCTGTGGGTCGGCTGGTTCGGCTTCAACGCGGGCTCGGCCGTCGCAGCGGACGGCCGTGCGGGCTTCGCGATGTTTGCCACGCAAGTGGCGACCGCCGCGGCGGCGCTCGCGTGGATGTTCGCCGAATGGGCGGCCAAGGGTAAGCCGTCGGTGCTGGGTATCGTATCGGGCGCGGTCGCGGGGCTGGTGGCGGTGACGCCGGCGTCGGGCTTCGTCGGCACGCTCGGTGCGCTCGTGATCGGTATCGTCGCGGGTGTGGTCTGCTTCTGGTCGGCCACGTGGCTCAAGCACAAATTCGGTTACGACGATTCGCTCGACGCGTTCGGCGTGCACTGCGTGGGCGGGATCGTAGGCGCGCTGCTCACTGGCGTGTTCGCGGTCAAGGACATCGGTGGCGCGGACGGTAGCGTGATCCTGCAGGCCAAGGGCGTGCTGACGACGCTGGCCTACAGCGGCGTGGTGAGCTTCGTGCTGCTGAAGATCATCGACATGGTGATGGGCATCCGCGTGACCGAAGAGCAGGAGCGCGAAGGCCTCGACGTGAGCCTGCACGGCGAGCACGTCGAATAA
- a CDS encoding PTS sugar transporter subunit IIA, which produces MAGILIIAHAPFATALRDCISHIYGGLPARIGVIDVSPDCNPAQVVALANSEIARLKEENGALVLTDMFGATPANIAGRLANVPDVRVLCGVNLPMLVRAVCYRATPLDTLVDKALAGATKGVHAIGPATAEPVTQPACAAACLPALPPDAAPADCVPALPADADLTQKTDAPGL; this is translated from the coding sequence ATGGCAGGCATTCTGATCATTGCGCACGCTCCATTCGCCACCGCGTTGCGCGATTGCATTTCCCACATTTATGGCGGTTTGCCGGCGCGTATCGGCGTGATCGACGTGTCGCCGGATTGCAATCCCGCGCAGGTCGTCGCGCTTGCGAATTCGGAAATCGCACGGCTAAAGGAAGAGAACGGCGCGCTGGTGCTGACCGATATGTTCGGCGCGACCCCGGCCAACATCGCGGGCCGGCTTGCCAATGTGCCGGACGTGCGCGTGCTGTGCGGCGTCAATCTGCCGATGCTGGTGCGCGCGGTCTGCTATCGCGCGACGCCGCTCGACACGCTGGTCGACAAGGCGCTCGCCGGTGCGACCAAGGGCGTGCACGCGATCGGACCGGCTACAGCGGAGCCGGTCACGCAGCCGGCCTGCGCGGCCGCTTGCCTGCCGGCGCTGCCGCCCGACGCGGCGCCCGCCGACTGTGTGCCCGCGTTGCCGGCCGATGCCGATCTGACGCAAAAGACCGACGCGCCCGGCCTGTAA
- a CDS encoding P-II family nitrogen regulator, whose translation MKLITAIIKPFKLDEAREALSAIGVSGITVTEVKGFGRQKGHTELYRGAEYVVDFLPKVKIEAAVSDDIVDQAIEALERAARTGKIGDGKIFVTPIEQVVRIRTGETGADAL comes from the coding sequence ATGAAACTCATTACCGCAATCATCAAGCCGTTCAAGCTGGATGAAGCGCGCGAAGCCTTGTCGGCCATAGGCGTGTCGGGCATCACGGTGACGGAAGTCAAAGGCTTCGGGCGGCAGAAGGGTCACACCGAGCTGTATCGGGGCGCCGAATACGTCGTCGATTTTCTGCCGAAGGTGAAGATCGAAGCGGCGGTGTCGGACGACATCGTCGACCAGGCGATCGAGGCGCTCGAGCGCGCCGCGCGCACCGGCAAGATCGGCGACGGCAAGATCTTCGTCACGCCGATCGAACAAGTGGTTCGGATTCGCACCGGCGAGACCGGCGCGGACGCACTGTAA
- the gshA gene encoding glutamate--cysteine ligase, whose translation MVPHLVTALNGPLLDLERKILDATPAIERWFRLEWQEHTPPFYCSVDLRNAGFKLAPVDTNLFPGAFNNLPQEVLPLAVQAAMASIEKICPDAKNLLVIPERHTRNAFYLENVARLASIMRQAGLNVRFGTLDETINGPVTIALSDGQKLVLEPLERSQRRLGLKNFDPCSILLNNDLSGGIPPVLENLHEQYLLPPLHAGWAVRRKSTHFSCYDDVAKKFAKMVEIDPWMINPYFAHVEGVDFQQRTGEEALADAIDGVLKKIARKYREYGISEKPYVVIKSDAGTYGMGVMTVHDASEVAALTKRERTRMAATKDGLEVHDVIVQEGVYTFERIGEEVAEPVVYMIDRYVVGGFYRVHGSRERDQNLNAPGMHFVPLGFEHTALPDAHAKPGAAPPNRFYMYGVVARLGLLAASVELEKTDPEAIQV comes from the coding sequence ATGGTTCCGCACCTAGTTACGGCGTTAAACGGCCCGCTGCTCGACCTCGAGCGGAAGATCCTCGACGCCACGCCCGCTATCGAACGCTGGTTCCGGCTCGAATGGCAGGAGCACACGCCGCCGTTCTACTGTTCCGTCGATTTGCGTAACGCGGGCTTCAAGCTCGCGCCGGTCGACACCAATCTGTTTCCCGGCGCATTCAATAATCTGCCGCAGGAAGTGCTGCCGCTAGCGGTGCAGGCCGCGATGGCCTCGATCGAAAAGATCTGCCCGGACGCGAAGAATCTGCTGGTGATTCCGGAGCGCCACACGCGCAACGCGTTCTACCTCGAAAACGTCGCCCGGCTCGCGTCGATCATGCGCCAGGCGGGTCTGAACGTACGCTTCGGCACGCTCGACGAAACCATCAACGGTCCGGTCACGATCGCGCTGTCCGACGGGCAGAAGCTCGTGCTCGAACCGCTCGAGCGCTCGCAGCGGCGCCTTGGGCTGAAGAACTTCGACCCGTGCTCGATCCTGCTGAACAACGATCTGTCCGGCGGCATTCCGCCCGTGCTTGAAAATCTGCACGAGCAATACCTGCTGCCGCCGCTGCATGCCGGCTGGGCGGTGCGTCGCAAGTCGACGCATTTCTCGTGTTATGACGATGTCGCGAAGAAGTTCGCGAAGATGGTCGAGATCGATCCGTGGATGATCAACCCGTACTTCGCGCACGTCGAGGGCGTCGACTTCCAGCAGCGCACCGGCGAGGAAGCGCTTGCCGATGCGATCGACGGCGTGCTGAAGAAGATCGCGCGCAAGTATCGCGAGTACGGCATCTCCGAAAAGCCGTATGTCGTGATCAAGTCCGATGCGGGCACCTACGGCATGGGCGTGATGACGGTGCACGACGCGTCGGAAGTCGCCGCGCTCACCAAGCGCGAACGCACGCGCATGGCGGCGACCAAAGACGGCCTGGAAGTGCACGACGTGATCGTGCAGGAAGGCGTGTACACGTTCGAGCGCATCGGCGAGGAAGTTGCGGAGCCGGTCGTCTACATGATCGACCGGTATGTGGTGGGCGGCTTCTATCGCGTGCACGGCAGCCGCGAGCGCGATCAGAACCTGAACGCGCCGGGCATGCACTTCGTGCCGCTCGGCTTCGAACATACGGCGCTGCCCGATGCGCACGCGAAGCCTGGCGCGGCGCCGCCGAACCGCTTCTATATGTATGGCGTCGTCGCGCGGCTGGGCTTGCTCGCCGCATCGGTCGAACTCGAAAAGACCGATCCCGAAGCGATCCAGGTCTAA
- the gshB gene encoding glutathione synthase, whose amino-acid sequence MDILFIADPLSHFKIYKDTTYAMMAEAARRGHTVYTCEPKHLAWTGGDVEANVQRIAITGDSTDLHRDVWFAADAAAPRALASFGAVVMRKDPPFDMEYVTSTWLLELAERGGARIFNKPQAIRDHSEKLAIGEFAQFVAPTLVTRDPARLRAFHERHGDVILKPLDGMGGMGVFRVKAAGMNLGSIIEMLSHDGARTVMAQKFIPEIKDGDKRILLIGGEAVPYSLARIPQGNEVRGNLAAGGLGVARSLSEHDRKIADTLAPVLAARGLLLVGLDAIGDWLTEVNVTSPTCFREIMDQTGFDVAAMFVDALERAVG is encoded by the coding sequence ATGGACATTCTTTTCATCGCCGATCCGCTCAGCCATTTCAAGATCTATAAAGACACGACCTACGCGATGATGGCCGAAGCGGCGCGCCGCGGTCACACGGTGTACACCTGCGAGCCGAAGCATCTGGCGTGGACGGGCGGCGATGTCGAGGCGAACGTGCAACGCATCGCGATCACCGGCGATAGCACCGATCTGCATCGTGACGTGTGGTTCGCCGCTGATGCCGCCGCGCCGCGCGCGCTGGCGAGCTTCGGCGCGGTCGTGATGCGCAAGGACCCGCCGTTCGACATGGAATACGTGACGTCGACGTGGTTGCTCGAGTTGGCCGAGCGTGGCGGCGCGCGCATCTTCAACAAGCCGCAGGCGATTCGCGATCATTCGGAGAAGCTCGCGATCGGCGAATTTGCGCAATTCGTCGCGCCGACACTGGTCACGCGCGACCCGGCCCGCTTGCGCGCGTTTCACGAACGGCACGGCGATGTGATCTTGAAGCCGCTCGACGGCATGGGCGGCATGGGCGTGTTCCGCGTGAAGGCGGCCGGCATGAACCTCGGCTCGATCATCGAAATGCTGAGCCACGACGGCGCGCGTACGGTGATGGCGCAGAAATTCATCCCCGAGATCAAGGACGGTGACAAGCGCATCCTGTTGATCGGCGGCGAAGCGGTGCCGTACTCGCTCGCACGCATTCCTCAGGGTAATGAGGTGCGCGGCAATCTGGCGGCCGGCGGACTGGGCGTGGCGCGGTCGCTCAGCGAGCACGATCGCAAGATCGCCGATACCCTCGCGCCGGTATTGGCGGCGCGCGGCTTGCTGCTGGTTGGGCTCGACGCGATCGGCGACTGGCTCACCGAGGTGAACGTGACGAGCCCGACGTGCTTCCGCGAGATCATGGACCAGACCGGTTTCGACGTCGCCGCAATGTTCGTCGACGCGCTGGAGCGCGCGGTCGGCTGA
- a CDS encoding HPr family phosphocarrier protein, translating into MLQQETTIVNKLGLHARASAKLTQLAGNYQAEIWMSRNGRRINAKSIMGVMMLAAGIGSTVLIETEGADEKEAMDALLKLIADKFGEGQ; encoded by the coding sequence ATGCTGCAACAGGAAACGACTATCGTGAACAAGCTGGGGCTGCACGCGCGCGCGTCGGCCAAGTTGACGCAACTCGCGGGCAATTACCAGGCGGAAATCTGGATGAGCCGCAATGGCCGTCGCATCAACGCGAAGAGCATCATGGGCGTGATGATGCTGGCCGCGGGCATCGGCAGTACCGTGCTGATCGAAACCGAAGGCGCCGACGAAAAGGAAGCGATGGACGCCCTCTTGAAGCTGATCGCCGATAAATTCGGCGAAGGTCAATAA